The region TGTCGCCGCGCGTCGCGGCCGCGCTGCAGGCGGCGGGCGTCGCGCGCGGCGGCTTCGCGGCCGTGTTCGGCGCGGCGCGCCGGCCGGGCGGCGCGGGCGCGCGCCGGACGGGCGCGCAGCCGTCATGAGCCAGTGGCTGAAATGGCTGGGCTGGCCGCTCGGGATCGCGATCCTGCTCGCGCTCGTGCTGCGCGAGGGCGTCGGCGACGTCGGGCACGTGCTCGGCCAGGCCGGCTTCGTGCTGCTGTGGCTGGTGCCGTTCCATGCGGTGCCGCTGCTGCTCGACGCGTATGCGTGGAAGCTGCTGCTGGGCCGGCGCGCGCCGCTCATGTTCCTGTGGTGGATCGCGACCGTGCGCGAAGCGGTGAACCGCCTGCTGCCGGTGGTCGGCATCGGCGGCGAGATCGTCGGGATCCGGCTCGCGCGTTGGCGCATCGACGATGCGAGCCGCGTGACCGCGTCGGTGATCGTCGAGGTGCTGGTCACGGTCGTGGTGCAGTACGCGTTCGCGGCGCTCGGCCTCGTGCTGCTGCTCGCCACCACGCAGCGCGGCCTCGGCGCGCAGACCATCGCGCTTGCGCTCGTGCTGTCGCTGCCGATCCCGGTGCTCGCGTTCATGCTGATGCGGCGCGGCGGCGTGTTCCATGCGATCGAACGTTTCGCGGGGCGCATGCTCGGCGAATCGAACCGTCTGCTGCAGGGGATCGACGGGCGCCGCCTCGACGCCGACATCGATGCGCTGATGTCGCGCACGGGCCTGCTGTTCCGCGCGTTTTTCTGGCAGCTGCTCGGCTATGCGGTGGGCGCGCTGGAAATCTACTGGGCGCTCGCGTGGCTCGGCCATCCCGTGTCGATCGGCGGGGCGCTGGCGATCGAGGCGATGACGCAGGCCGTGCGCCACGCGGCCTTCATGGTGCCGGGTGGCCTCGGCGTGCAGGAGGCGACCGTGGTGCTGCTCGCGCAGATGTTCGGCGTCGATCGCGAGGCGGCGCTCTCGCTCGCGATCGTGAAGCGCGGCCGCGAGGTGGTGTTCGGCGCGCTGGCGCTGGGCTCGTGGCAGCTCGTCGAGCTGGCGCGCACGCGTCGCGGGATCCGCCTCCACGGGCAGCGCGCCGCGCGCGCGGACGGGGCCGGGGCGCGGCCCGCCGTCGAGACGCCCGAACGGATGCTGTAGGCCGTGCATGGCCGCGCGCATCCGCGCGCGGTATGCTGGCGGCTGGCTCACCCTTGGCGCTTCGCGCGCCGCGTCCCGATGATGATGGTCCGTTCCAGGCTGCTACCTGTCGCGCTGCTCGGCGTTGTGCTTACCCTGTCGGCGTGCGACGACCAGCAGCGCGAGCAAACCGTGCAACGACTCAAGGATTTCTTCACCGCGATCAAGCCCGCGCCGCTGTTGCTGAAAGGGCTCAAGCCCGGCGTCTCGACCGAGGCGGAGGTGCGCGCGCAGATGGGGCGCCCCGAGACCGAGCGCGTGTTCACCGACGGCTCGAAGCGGCTCGAATATCCGCGCGGCCCGATGGGCAACGAGACCTACATGGTCGATCTCGATCGCGACGGCCGTTTCATGGTCGCGATCCAGGTGCTGACGGCCGCCAACTTCGCGAAAATCCAGCCAGGCATGACGGAGGACGAGGTGCGGCGGCTGCTCGGCAAGCCGTGCGAGATCGCGCGCTATCCGCTCAAGCCCGAGATCGTGTGGAGCTGGCGCTGGCTCGAGGACGGCGTCAATCAGGACGCCTATTTCAATGCGCATTTCGGCCCGGACGGGCGGGTGTATACGACGTCCCGTTCCGATCTCCTCAAGGGCCGTTAGCGTGCGTTGCTTCCGAGGCCGATCGCGCGGCGCGCGCGCTCGGACCGACGGGCAGGCCATGTGACGTCGCGTGTGGATCGATCAGGCGCGGCGCGACCCAGGCGGCCTGGGCGTCGCCCGCGGGGCGGTGCGTGACGGGACGACGTTCGCGTCATCGCCTTTGCGCGCGATAGGCGCAGTGCACGGACCGACTGCGCATCCCCGCTCCGTTCGCCTTCGCCGAGGCATTGCGTGGCCGGCGAGGGTGGCCGCGCCGCGAGGCGGCCGGCGATGCGCGTCCCGCCTGCCGGGGGCGGGCGGAGCGAGCCCGATCCACGCTTGCCGGGTTAACCCGAGCAGAGCCGCCCGTCGCGGTCTATCGAAAAAGCGACTCGAAACCTGCAAAAACGCGGCGCACTGTCGCGGTGGAATGAACACCGGCGTCCACGCTTTATCTCGATAAAACAGGCGTGTGGGCGGGCGGCGCGCCGGCGCGCGGGCTTGCTGCGTCGCAACACGGCGATGTCCCGCTATTTGAACCGATATTTTTTGCTTGCGACCATCCGGATCAAATCGGTGCGGGCCGTGACGGCGCGCGCCGCTGCCAATCTTTGACGGAGACGCGCGATGCTTTACGGCTTTGGCCCGGTGATCTGGGCGGGTACCGTGCAGACGATCGAACTGTCGGTGCTGTCGCTCGCGGCCGCGGTCGTGCTGGGCCTGCTCGGCGCGGTTGCGAAACTGTCGAGCAACCGCCTGCTGCGGGGGATCGCGACCGGCTACACGACGCTGATCCGCTCGGTGCCCGACCTGGTGCTGATGCTGCTCTTGTTCTACAGCATCCAGATCTGGCTGAACCAGCTGACCGACCTGCTGGGCTGGGATCAGATCGACATCGATCCGTTCGTGGCGGGCGTGCTCACGCTCGGCTTCATCTACGGCGCGTACTTCACCGAGACCTTCCGAGGCGCGTTCCTGTCGGTGCCGCGCGGCCAGCTGGAGGCGGGCAGCGCCTACGGGATGAGCGGGGCGCGGGTGTTCGCGCGGATCATGTTCCCGCAGATGATGCGCTTCGCGCTGCCGGGCATCGGCAACAACTGGCAGGTGCTCGTGAAGGCGACCGCGCTGGTGTCGATCATCGGGCTCGCCGACGTCGTGAAGGCGGCGCAGGACGCGGGCAAGAGCACCTTCAACATGTTCTTCTTCATTCTTGTCGCGGCGCTCATCTATCTCGCGATCACGACGGTGTCGAACCTCGTGCTGCGCCAGTTGGAGAAGCGCTATTCCCTTGGTGTCAGGCACGCAGAACTATGATCGAGATTCTCCAGGAATTCGGGCGCGCGTTTCTCTACTGGGACGGCCAGCGCATGTCGGGGCTGGCGGTCACGCTGTGGCTGCTGGTCGCGTCGCTGGCGCTGGGCTTCGTGTGCGCGGTGCCGCTCGCGGTGGCGCGGGTGTCGAAGCGGCGCTGGCTGTCGACGCCGGTGCGCTTCTACACCTACCTGTTTCGCGGCACGCCGCTGTACGTGCAATTGCTGCTGCTGTACACGGGCGTCTACAGCCTGGAATTCGTGCGTTCGCACTCGCTGCTCGACGCGTTTTTCCGCAGCGGATTCAACTGCGCGATCCTGGCGTTCGCGCTGAACACCTGCGCGTACACGACCGAGATTTTCGCGGGCGCGATCCGCGCGATTCCGCACGGCGAGGTGGAGGCGGCGCGGGCCTACGGGATGCGGCCGTTCACGATGTACTGGCGGGTGATCCTGCCCTCGTCGCTGCGGCGCGCGCTGCCGCTGTACAGCAACGAAGTGATCCTGATGCTGCACGCGACGACGGTGGCGTTCACGGCGACCGTGCCCGATATCCTGAAGGTGGCGCGCGACGCGAATTCGGCGACCTACATGGCGTTCCAGTCGTTCGGGCTCGCCGCGCTGATCTATCTTGCGGTATCGTTCGCACTCGTCGCGGCGTTCCGCCGCGCCGAGCGCCACTGGCTCGCGTACCTCGCGGCCGGCCGACATTGATTTCACAACCGGGAGAGCCAGTTGGCAGAGACCACGCACACGAGCCCCGCCTGCAAGCTGGCGGCGCAGGACATCCATAAGCGCTACGGCGACAACGAGGTGCTGAAGGGCGTGTCGCTGAACGCGAAGGCGGGCGACGTGATCAGCATCATCGGCGCGAGCGGCTCGGGCAAGAGCACGTTCCTGCGCTGCATCAACTTCCTCGAGCGGCCGAATGCGGGGCAGATCATCGTCGACGGCGAGACAGTGCGGACCCGGGCGGACAGGGCGGGCAACCTGGAGGTGGCCGACCACAAGCAGCTGCAGCGGATCCGCACGAAGCTGGCGATGGTGTTCCAGCACTTCAATCTGTGGGCGCACATGAACGTGCTCGAGAACGTGATGGAAGCGCCGGTGCACGTGTTGGGCCTGTCGAAGCGGGAGGCCGAGGAACGTGCGCGCGAGTACCTGGAGAAAGTGGGGTTGGCGCCGCGCGTCGAGAAGCAGTATCCGTCGCATTTGTCGGGCGGCCAGCAGCAGCGGGTGGCGATTGCGCGCGCGCTGGCGATGCATCCGGACGTGATGCTGTTCGACGAACCGACCTCGGCGCTCGATCCGGAGCTGGTGGGTGAAGTGCTGAAGGTGATGCAGAAGCTGGCCGAGGAAGGACGGACGATGATCGTCGTCACGCACGAGATGGGGTTCGCGCGCAACGTGTCGAATCATGTGATGTTTCTGCACCAGGGGCGGACCGAGGAAGAGGGCGATCCGGCCGAGGTGCTGGCGCGGCCGCAGAGCGAGCGCCTGAAGCAGTTCCTGTCGGGCAGCCTGAAGTAACGGGGCGGTCGGGCGGGTGGGGATCACGGTGACACGTCCGGTGGGGAGTGCGCGCACGGCGCAGGTGGCGATCGTTGCGTTGCCGCCGGTGTCGATGTCGGGGGTGGGCCCGATCGTCGACGCATTGAATCTGGCGAACGAGATCGACGGGCGGCTGCTGTACCGGTGGCAGGTGTGCTCGTGGGACGGGCGCGCGGTGCCGCTGGCGGGCGGGGCGCAATGGCATGCCGATGCGGCGTTCAACGATGCGATTGCGTGCGACTGGCTGATCGTGGTGAGCGAGCGGTTCCAGCAGTTTGCCGATTACCGGATGTTCCTGGCGAGCCTGGCGCGGGTGGGGCAGCGGACGCCGCTGGTGACGGGGGTCCACCACGGCGTGTGGTGGCTGGCGATGGCGGGACAGCTGTCGGGCTACCGGGTGAGCGTGAACTGGGAGACCTACCAGCAGTTCGCCGAGGAATTCGAGCGCTCGATCGTGACGCAGCAGATCTTCGAGATCGACCGCGACCGCGCGACCTGCGCGGGCGGGCAGGCGACCGTGGATTTCATGCTGGCGGTGATCGGGCGCGACCATGGGCCGGAGCTGGCCGAGCGGATCGCGGATGCGATGGGGGCGGGGAGCCTGCGCAGCGGCGAGGCGCGGCAGCGGATTCCGTTCGTGACCGCGCCCGGGGAGCGGCATCCGAGGTTGAACGATGCGTTGCAGCTGATGGAGGCGAATGTCGAGGATCCGCTCACGACCGACGAGATCGCCGGGTTGGTGGGCGTGTCGCGGCGACAGCTCGAGCGGCTGTTCAGGCAGTACCTTGGGGCGATGCCTTCGAAGTACTACCTGAATCTCCGGCTGCTGAAGGCTCGGACGCAGTTGCAGCGCACCAGCAAGTCGGTGGTGCAGGTCAGTCTTGCATGCGGGTTTTCGTCGGCTGCGCATTTCTCCAATGCCTATCGGGAGCGGTTCGGAGTGACGCCGAGAGAGGATCGGCGCGCCTGGCTTGAGAAGCAGCATGGGCGTGGGGGGGAGCCGCGGGCGGGGGCGCTTGTCGAGAGGGAGCCTTTGGATTGAGGTGCTGCTTCGCGGTTTGGGTTGTGTCTGGTGTCGTAAATTTCCTGTGATGGTGTTGGTCTATTAGCGTCGCCCCTCCCCGGGGCAGGGGTCACTTTTCTTTGTCTTGCCAAAGAAAAGTAACCAAAAGAAAGGCGCTTTAGATCCGAGAATAAGGTGCGATCGCATTCGGAGTGGCCCTGCTGTAGCGAGTGGCGTAAGGGCACAACGGGGATTGGCCCGCGCAGGGTCCGACCATACGCGCGGTGAAGCGGAGTGGTATACCGCCCGCAAGCTTCTCCTCGCTGCGCTCGTAGATGGGTACTCCACGCCGGTGGTACTGAGGGCGCGGCGGTACGTCGAGTGGTTGATGCGGTTCTATTTTTTGCTGAAGTGACGCGATGCGCGGATTGAGTCGCGAGGACGCATGCGCGGGAAGTGGACCGGACTGAGAGCGTAGCGAGCAGGAGCTTGCGGGCGGTATACCACTCCGTTTTACGGCGCGTATGGTCGGACCCTGCGCGGGCCGATCCCCGTTGCGCCCTTACGCCACTCGCTACGGCTGGGCCACTCTGAACGCCATCGCACCTTATTTTCGGATCTAAAAAACGCCTTTCTTTTGGTTACTTTTCTTTGGCAAGACGCCCCGAAGGAAGTCCCCTTGGGGGACAAAGAAAAGTGACCCCTGTCCCGGGGAGGGGCGACGCTAATAAACCAACACCCTCACAGGACATCCACAAAAAACCAAAGCAACAAACCATGAGGAACGAGTCGCAAACACGCAAGACGACCGCTCCCTCCGTTATCTAAACTACCCCTGTTACCTCTTGAGAGAAAAAAGGATCCGCCATGACCACCCCGACCGTGACCCGCCAGACTTTCGACGAAGTGATGGTGCCGGTATTTTCCCCCGCGCCGTTCGTGCCGGACCGCGGCGAGGGTTCGTGGGTGTGGGACACGGCCGGCCGCGACTACGTGGATTTCGCCGGCGGCATCGCCGTGACGGCCTTGGGCCACAGCCACCCGGCCCTCCTCAAGGTCCTCGACGAGCAAAGCCGCAAGCTCTGGCACATCGGCAACGGCTACACGAACGAACCCGTCCTGCGCCTCGCCCGCCGCCTCGAATCCCTCACCTTCGCCGATCGCGCCTTCTTCGCGAACTCGGGCGCGGAGGCCAACGAGGCCGCCCTCAAGCTCGCCCGCCGCGTCGCGTTCGAACGCCACGGCGCCGACAAGGTCGAGATTCTCTCGTTCACCCAGTCGTTCCACGGCCGCACCCTCTTCACCGTCAGCGTCGGCGGCCAGCCCAAGTACTCGGAAGGCTTCGGCCCCATCCCCGCCGGCATCAAGCATCTCCCGTACAACGATATCGCCGCCGCCCAGGCCGCCATCGGCCCGCAAACCTGCGCGGTCATCGTCGAGCCGGTCCAGGGCGAGGGCGGCGTGATCCCCGCCGATCCCGCCTTCCTCAAGGCCCTGCGCGATGCCTGCGACGCCCACGGCGCGCTGCTGATCTTCGATGAGGTCCAGACGGGCGTCGGCCGCACCGGCCATTTCTACGCCTACATGGACTCGGGCGTCACCCCCGATATCCTCACCACCGCCAAGGCGCTCGGCAACGGCTTCCCGATCGGCGCGATGCTCACCACCAACGAACTCGCCGCTCACTTCAAGGTCGGCGTGCACGGCACCACCTACGGCGGCAATCCGCTCGCCTCGGCCATCGCCGACAAGGTCGTCGAGCTGATCAGCGATCCCGCCCTCCTGCAAGGCGTGCGCGACCGCAGCGAGCGTCTCATGGCCGCGCTCGCCCGCATCAACGCACGCTTCAACCTGTTCAAGGAAATCCGCGGCAAGGGGCTCCTGGTCGGCGCCGAACTCGTCGACGCATTCGACGGCCGCGCCAAGGACTTCGTGTCCGCCGCCGCCGAGCACGGCGTCATCATGCTCGTGGCCGGCCCCAGCGTGCTGCGCTTCGTGCCCTCGCTCGTGATCCCCAACGAAGTCCTCGACGAAGGCCTCGCCCGCTTCGGGAAGGCCGTCGAACAGGTGCTCGCGGCCACCGCCGCCGCACGCTGAGCGGGTGCGACGATGCTATTCGTTCGCCCAGGCAGGCTCGCCGATCTCGACGCGCTCGCGCACATGGCGCGCACCGCGCAACCGGTGCTGCATTCGCTGCCGCACGACCGCAACGCGCTCGAAGCGCGCGTCGCGCTGTCCGAGGACTCGTTTCGCACGGAGGTCGATTTCCCCGGCGAGGAGTTCTATCTGTTCGTGCTCGAGGACAGCGTCTCCGGCAAGCTGCTCGGCACGGCCAGCATCGTCGCCGCCGCCGGCTACTCGGAACCGTTCTACGCGTTCCGCAACGATGCGCTGATCCACGCCTCGCGCGAGCTGCACGTGAATCGCAAGATCCACGCGCTCACGATGTCGCACGAGCTGACCGGCAAGAGCCGGCTCGCCGGCTTCTATGTCGATCCGGCGCTGCGCGGCGACGCCGCCGCGCACCTGATCTCGCGCGCCCGCATGATGTTCATCGCCGCCCAGCGCCGCCGCTTCACCTCCGAGGTGTTCTCGCTGCTGCTCGGCGTCACCGACGAACACGGCATGTCGCCGTTCTGGGAAGCGGTCGGCCGCAAGTTCTTCGGCCGCGATTTCGCCGCCGTCGAGATCGAGTCGGGCGGCCGCAGCCGCACCTTCATCGCCGAGGTGATGCCGCGCTATCCGCTCTACGTGCCGCTCCTGCCCGAGGCCGCCCAGCGCGTGCTCGGCGAGCCGAACCAGCACGCGCTGCTCGCCTATGACATCCATCTCGAAGAAGGCTTCGAACCCGATCGCTACGTCGATATCTTCGATGCGGGCCCGGTGCTCACCGCGCAGGTCGATCGCACCGCCTGCGTGACGCGCGGCGTGCTGCGCTCCGTGCGCAATGCCGACGCGTCGCGCGGCGACAGCACCTATCTGCTGTCGAGCGGGCGCGGCGACGCGTTCCGCTGCGTGCTCGCGGATCTGCCCGACGCGCACGACGGCGATGCGCCACTGTCCGCCGAGGTGCGCGCCGCGCTCGACGTGATCGCAGGCGATACGGTCCGCTGCGTGCCCTTGCATCAATCCGGCGGCGCGGCCGCCGTCAATCCGGGAGACGCGTGATGATCGTCGTTCGTGTCGTACAGACGGGCGATGTCGATGCGCTCGTGGCGCTCGCGCGGGAAACCGGCCCGGGCCTCACCACCTTCAAGCCCGATCGCGATGCGCTCGCCGCGCGCGTCGAGCGCACCCGGCGCACGCTCGAAGGCCGCGCCGCGCCCGCCGAAGCCGGCTATTTCTTCGTGATGGAAGACACCGCCACGGGCGACATCGCCGGCGTGTGCGGCCTCGAAACCGAGGTCGGGCTCGAGCAGCCGTTCTACAACTATCGCGTCAGCACGGTCGTCCACGCCAGCCAGGATCTCGGCGTGTGGACCCGCATGTCGCTGCTCAACATCTCGCACGACCTGACGGGCTATGCCGAGGTCTGCTCGTTGTTCCTGAGCCCGCGCTATCGCACGGGCGGCGTCGGCGGCCTGCTGTCGCGCTCGCGCTTCATGTTCATCGCGCAGTTCCGCGAACGCTTCCCGGAACGTCTGTGCGCCGAGCTGCGCGGGCACTTCGACGACAGCGGCTCCTCGCCGTTCTGGCGCGCCGTCGGTTCGCACTTCTACCAGATCGACTTCAACGCCGCCGACTATCTGAGCTCGCACGGCCGCAAGTCGTTCCTCGCCGAGCTGATGCCGCGCTTTCCCGTCTACGTCGACCTGCTGCCGCAGGAGGCGCAGGACTGCGTCGGGCTCACGCACCGCGACACACTGCCCGCGCGCAAGATGCTCGAAGCGGAAGGCCTGCGCTACCAGAACCACGTCGACATCTTCGACGCCGGCCCGGTGCTCGAATGCCACATCGCCGACCTGCGCACGGTGCGCGAGAGCGAAGCGGCGCCCGTCGTGATCGGCGTGGTCGAGCCGGGCGCCGCCGCGCCGCGCGCGCTGGTGTCGAACACCTCGCTCGGCGATTTCCGCGTCGGCGTCGCGCCGGGCGCGATCGAGAACGGGGTATTCACGCTCAACGCGGCCGACGCAGCCGCCCTCAACGTGGCAGCCGGCGACCTCGTGCGCGTGCTGCCGCTCAAAGCCAAACAGGGATAAGTCATGACAGAACTCTTTATCGACGGCGCCTGGGCCGCGGGCACGGGGCCGGTTTTCGCGTCGCGCAATCCGGGCACGGGCGAAACGGTGTGGGAAGGCGCGGGCGCGGCGGCGGCCGACGTCGAGCGCGCGGTGGCCGCCGCGCGCCGCGCGTTCGCGCCGTGGTCGGCGCTCGGCTTCGACGCGCGCTGCGCGATCGTCAAGCGCTTCGCCGCGCTGCTCGGCGAACGCAAGGAGGCGATCGCCACGCTGATCGGCCGCGAAACCGGCAAGCCGCTGTGGGAGGCGCGCACCGAGGTCGCGTCGATGGCCGCCAAGGTCGACATCTCGATCCAGGCCTATCACGAGCGCACCGGCGAGAAGCGCGCGCCGATGGCCGACGGCGTCGCCGTGCTGCGCCACCGGCCGCACGGCGTGGTCGCGGTGTTCGGTCCGTACAATTTCCCGGGCCATCTGCCCAACGGGCACATCGTGCCGGCGCTGATCGCGGGCAACACGGTGGTGTTCAAGCCGTCCGAGCTGGCGCCCGCGGTCGCGCGCGCGACGGTCGAGACCTGGCGCGACGCCGGCCTGCCCGACGGCGTGCTGAACCTCGTGCAGGGCGAGAAGGACACGGGCGTCGCGCTCGCCAACCATCGCCAGATCGACGGGCTGTTCTTCACCGGCAGCTCCGATACCGGCACCGTGCTGCATCGCCAGTTCGGCGGCCGCCCCGAGATCGTGCTCGCGCTCGAGATGGGCGGCAACAATCCGCTCGTGATCGGCGAGGTCGAGGATCTCGACGCGGCCGTGCATCACACGATCCAGTCGGCGTTCCTGTCGGCCGGGCAGCGCTGCACCTGCGCGCGCCGCATCCTGGTGCCGCGCGGCGCGTTCGGCGATCGTTTCCTCGCGCGTCTCGTCGACGTGACGGCGCGCATCGAGGCGGGCGTCTACAACGCCGAGCCGCAGCCGTTCATGGGCGCGGTGATCTCCGCGCGCGCGGCGTCGCGCCTCGTCGCCGCCCAGGACGCGCTGCTCGCGCGCGGCGCGACGCCGCTCGTCGCGATGACGCAGCGCGATCCCGCGCTCGGTTTCGTGAACGCGGCGATCCTCGACGTGACCGCCGTGCGCGACCTGCCCGACGAGGAACACTTCGGCCCGCTCGCGCAGGTGATCCGCTACGCGGACTTCGACGAGGCGCTCGAACGCGCCAACGACACCGCGTTCGGCCTGTCGGCGGGCCTGCTTGCCGACGACGAGGCCGCGTGGGCGCAGTTCCGGCACGCGATCCGCGCGGGCATCGTCAACTGGAACCGGCCGACCAACGGCGCATCGTCGGCCGCGCCGTTCGGCGGCGCGGGGCGCTCCGGCAACCACCGGCCGAGCGCGTACTACGCGGCCGACTACTGCGCGTATCCGATGGCCTCGGTGGAGAGCGCGCAATTGCAGATGCCCGCGAACGTGTCGCCGGGCCTTCATTTCTGAGCAGGAAGCGACCATGAACGCAACTGAAGCGAATTTCGACGGGCTGGTCGGCCCGACCCACAACTACGCGGGGCTGTCGTTCGGCAACGTGGCGTCGCTGAACAACGAGAAGTCGGCCGCGAATCCGAAGGCGGCCGCGAAGCAGGGGCTGCGCAAGATGAAGCGGCTCGCCGACCTCGGCTTCGCGCAGGGCGTGCTGCCGCCGCAGGAGCGGCCGTCGCTGCGGCTGCTGCGCGAGCTGGGCTTTTCCGGCAAGGACGCCGACGTGATCGCGAAGGCGGCCGCGCAGGCGCCCGAGCTGCTCGCCGCGGCCAGCTCCGCCTCCGCGATGTGGACCGCGAACGCGGCCACCGTGAGCCCGTCCGCCGACACCGGCGACAGCCGCGTGCATTTCACGCCGGCCAACCTGTGCAGCAAGCTGCATCGCGCGATCGAGCACGAGGCGACGCGTCGCACGCTGTCCGCGATCTTCGCGGACGAGACGCGCTTCGTCGTGCACGAGGCGCTGCCCGGCACGCCGGCGCTCGGCGACGAGGGCGCGGCCAACCATACGCGCTTTTGCTCGGCCTACGGCAACCCGGGCGTCGAGTTCTTCGTGTACGGCCGCGCCGAATATCGACGCGGGCCGGAGCCGAAACGCTTCCCGGCGCGCCAGACCTTCGAGGCGAGCCGCGCGGTCGCGCAGCGTCACGGCCTGCGCGAG is a window of Burkholderia sp. FERM BP-3421 DNA encoding:
- the astB gene encoding N-succinylarginine dihydrolase; translation: MNATEANFDGLVGPTHNYAGLSFGNVASLNNEKSAANPKAAAKQGLRKMKRLADLGFAQGVLPPQERPSLRLLRELGFSGKDADVIAKAAAQAPELLAAASSASAMWTANAATVSPSADTGDSRVHFTPANLCSKLHRAIEHEATRRTLSAIFADETRFVVHEALPGTPALGDEGAANHTRFCSAYGNPGVEFFVYGRAEYRRGPEPKRFPARQTFEASRAVAQRHGLRETATIYAQQNPDVIDAGVFHNDVIAVGNRDTLFCHERAFVDQQAVYDTLRASLGAHGAALNVIEVPDRAVSLADAVSSYLFNSQLLSGADGRQVLVVPQECRENPNVAAYLDQLAAGKGPINEVLVFDLRESMKNGGGPACLRLRVVLSEAERAAVTSNVWMNDTLFASLDGWIERHYRDRLASADLADPALLDESRTALDALTQILGLGSLYDFQR